Proteins from a single region of Theobroma cacao cultivar B97-61/B2 chromosome 10, Criollo_cocoa_genome_V2, whole genome shotgun sequence:
- the LOC18586966 gene encoding uncharacterized protein LOC18586966 has protein sequence MEDFEKKVSIKDSMEIEGEEEGSGGGGCSSSSSSSKNEEILQLLRKFLDIQQRRAQAYAKLKTGFSEYMNSGGELAYQQLCSEITVKFKDCSKQVLEMESLFLSPDYCRVDLAQLLRSVQTQEKQKLHLTATIQVLKKAGRPSERLVSHENCLFKKPMEHECVHVHEITEASGTEDAEANAEYDNALKEAIRGVQDAVTAINEHLEEVRYEIAALEAE, from the exons atggaagatTTTGAGAAGAAGGTTTCGATAAAAGACTCAATGGAGAttgaaggagaagaagaaggcaGCGGCGGCGGGGGCTGCAGCAGTAGTAGTAGTAGCAGTAAGAATGAAGAAATTCTCCAATTGCTTCGCAAATTCCTTGACATTCAACAGCGTAGAGCCCAAGCTTACGCCAAGCTTAAAAC GGGTTTCTCTGAGTATATGAATTCAGGAGGGGAGTTGGCCTACCAGCAGCTTTGCAGCGAGATCACAGTAAAGTTCAAAGACTGCTCGAAACAA GTCCTTGAGATGGAATCTCTATTTTTAAGCCCTGATTACTGCCGAGTTGATCTAGCTCAGCTGCTCAGATCCGTTCAAACACAGGAAAAGCAGAAATTGCATCTG ACTGCTACAATTCAGGTCTTGAAGAAGGCAGGTCGACCATCAGAGCGTCTGGTGAGCCATGAGAATTGTTTATTTAAGAAACCAATGGAGCATGAATGTGTGCATGTCCATGAGATAACGGAAGCATCTGGCACAGAAGATGCAGAAGCAAATGCTGAGTATGATAATGCTCTCAAGGAAGCCATTAGAGGTGTGCAAGATGCTGTAACTGCCATTAATGAACATTTAGAAGAAGTGAGATATGAAATTGCAGCCCTTGAAGCTGAGTAA